One Brassica napus cultivar Da-Ae chromosome C4, Da-Ae, whole genome shotgun sequence genomic region harbors:
- the LOC106409384 gene encoding receptor like protein 27-like has protein sequence MTTMPETLLRLHFLSLLLLSSCAFLSSSSTIDVDDVVVGLVACLPRQIEAFTQFTNEFDTRSCNHSDYSNNGAWCDNSTGAVTKIHLTGCLSGTLKPNSSLFGFQQLRHLVLSNNNFISSTLPSKFGNLNRLEVLILSSNGLLGEVPSSISNLSQLSILKLSKNKLIGSFPLISNLTKLSVLSLSQNLFTGTIPSSIFTMPSLFYLNVNDNHLTGPHEVPDSSTSSSLEFLNLGKNQFEGKILEPISKLINLKRLDLSFLNISYPIDLRLLSSLKSLLDLYLSGNSLLATSLSADSDIPPNLETLVMSYCDLNEFPNVLKTLNNLRGLSISSNRIKGKVPEWLWTLPSLSTVLLGNNYFNGFQGTRKVLVDSSVQMLDIQSNHFEGEIPLPPLSLNAFYARNNTFTGNIPLSFCNRTSLTVLDLSYNNFTGPILQCLNDFKIVKLRKNNLEGNLPDRFNVGTSLRTIDVGENRLTGKLPRSFLNCSSFKFLSVDHNRIEDTFPFWLKDLPNLQVFKLRSNKFYGPISLPDQGPLAFPELHIFEISDNNFTGSLPPSYFVNWKSPSLKINGAGTMYMAEDIGASTYDDLIDLQYKGLSMEQMGILTFYSAIDLSGNKIEGQIPVSIGLLKTLIALNLSNNAFTGHIPLALANVTELESLDLSRNQLSGTIPSGLKSLSFLAHINVSHNQLKGEIPQGTQITGQSKSSFEGNAGLCGLPLEESWFAPPTQQPKEEEEEEEKEEEEVLNWRGVAIGFGPGVLLGLAITQVIASYKPEWLIKIMCQQ, from the coding sequence GTCTTCCTCGCCAGATTGAAGCTTTTACGCAGTTCACAAACGAGTTTGATACTCGTTCGTGCAACCATAGCGACTACTCTAATAATGGAGCTTGGTGCGACAACTCCACGGGTGCAGTCACCAAGATACATCTCACGGGCTGTCTAAGTGGAACTCTGAAGCCCAACAGTAGCCTATTTGGGTTCCAACAACTCCGTCACCTTGTTCTCAGCAACAACAACTTCATCTCCTCTACACTCCCTTCCAAGTTCGGCAATCTCAACAGATTAGAGGTCTTGATTCTTTCCTCGAACGGCTTACTTGGCGAAGTTCCTTCTTCAATTAGTAATCTAAGCCAACTTTCCAttttaaaactttcaaaaaataagCTCATTGGTAGTTTCCCACTCATAAGTAATCTAACCAAGCTCTCGGTCTTGAGTTTATCTCAAAATCTATTCACCGGAACCATACCTTCATCTATCTTCACAATGCCTTCCCTGTTTTATCTCAATGTGAATGATAACCATCTAACCGGTCCTCATGAAGTTCCAGACTCCTCTACTTCATCTAGTCTCGAGTTCTTGAACCTTGGGAAAAACCAATTTGAAGGAAAAATCTTAGAGCCTATCTCAAAACTCATCAACCTCAAGCGTCTCGACCTTTCTTTCCTAAACATCAGCTACCCAATTGACTTAAGGCTCCTCTCATCTCTCAAATCTTTGTTGGACCTTTATCTTTCTGGTAATAGTTTACTGGCTACTAGTTTAAGTGCTGATTCCGATATCCCACCAAACTTGGAAACCTTGGTCATGTCGTACTGCGACCTCAACGAGTTTCCAAATGTCTTAAAGACACTAAACAACTTGCGGGGTTTAAGTATATCCTCAAACAGAATCAAAGGAAAAGTCCCTGAGTGGTTGTGGACCCTTCCTAGTCTAAGCACGGTACTTCTTGGCAATAATTATTTCAACGGTTTCCAAGGGACAAGAAAAGTTTTAGTGGATTCATCAGTGCAGATGTTAGATATTCAGTCTAACCATTTTGAAGGAGAAATTCCTCTCCCACCACTCTCCCTCAACGCCTTCTATGCACGGAACAATACTTTCACAGGAAACATACCTCTTTCATTCTGCAACCGAACCTCTCTTACTGTTCTTGATTTATCCTACAACAACTTCACCGGTCCAATTCTTCAATGTCTGAATGACTTCAAGATAGTGAAACTCCGGAAGAATAACTTGGAAGGCAATCTTCCAGACAGGTTCAACGTAGGAACCTCCCTGCGGACAATTGATGTTGGCGAGAATCGATTAACCGGAAAGCTTCCAAGGTCCTTTCTAAATTGCTCTTCTTTTAAGTTTCTAAGTGTGGACCACAACAGAATCGAAGATACGTTTCCTTTCTGGCTCAAGGATTTGCCTAACTTGCAAGTCTTTAAGCTTCGTTCAAATAAATTCTATGGTCCAATATCTTTGCCTGACCAAGGTCCTTTAGCGTTTCCTGAGCTTCACATTTTTGAAATATCTGATAACAACTTTACTGGAAGCTTGCCGCCAAGCTACTTTGTGAACTGGAAATCACCATCACTCAAGATTAATGGAGCTGGGACCATGTATATGGCAGAAGATATTGGTGCCTCTACATATGATGATCTTATAGACTTGCAATACAAAGGTCTATCAATGGAGCAAATGGGCATCCTTACTTTCTACAGCGCCATCGATCTTTCTGGCAACAAGATTGAAGGACAAATCCCAGTATCTATTGGCCTCTTGAAGACATTGATTGCACTCAACTTATCCAACAATGCATTCACAGGCCATATCCCTCTCGCATTGGCCAATGTTACGGAGCTCGAGTCACTAGACCTGTCAAGAAACCAACTCTCCGGGACTATTCCAAGTGGACTCAAGAGCCTCTCGTTTTTGGCGCACATAAACGTGTCTCATAACCAGCTCAAAGGTGAAATACCACAAGGAACACAAATCACTGGGCAATCTAAATCCTCCTTTGAAGGGAATGCAGGACTTTGTGGTTTGCCTCTCGAAGAAAGTTGGTTCGCGCCACCAACACAACAAcctaaggaagaagaagaagaagaagaaaaagaggaggaagaagtgTTGAACTGGAGGGGTGTGGCAATAGGGTTTGGGCCTGGAGTGTTGCTTGGATTGGCAATAACACAAGTCATTGCTTCATACAAGCCAGAGTGGCTCATCAAGATAATGTGCCAGCAGTGA